CGCCTGAGCGTCATTATTGCCACATATAATCGCAGCCAATCCCTGTCCAGGATGCTTCAAAGTCTCTTAGAGCAAAAGACGGAGCGCCCCTTGGATTTTGAAGTAATCGTTGTCGATAATAACTCGAAAGACAACACAAAAAGTGTCGTTGAATCCTTGACTCCGGCGTTTAACAACCGGTTGCGCTATATATTCGAACAAAAACAGGGGAAGTCGCACGCGCTTAATAAGGGGATCCAGGAAGCCGCCGGAGAGATCCTCGCCTTCACGGATGACGATGTCATTGTCGACAGCCGATGGCTGAATAATATCCTCTCCTGTTTTGAAACTTTCTCCTGTGACGGCCTGGGAGGAAGGATCCTGCCGCAATATCCCCCCCATGCGCCGCGTTGGCTCGTTGACAACAAGGACCTTATTGTCGGCCCGGTTGTCAACTATAACCAGGGGGAGAGCACGGTGGTTTACCAAAAGCCCATGTATGAGTTCCTGGGCGCCAATTTTGCTTTTAAAAAAGGCCTTTTCGAGGAATGCGGGCTTTTCCGCACGGATATCGGCCCCGGCACAAAGGTCCTGGGCGAGGACACCGAGATCACCAACCGTTTTTTACAGGCCGGCAAGCGTTTATACTACTGCGGTCAGGCCCTTGTGTGGCACCCGGTGGAGGCTGAGCGCATGACACTCAAATATGTCACCTCCTGGTATGTGGCTTTGGGACGATATCGGGTCATGATGGGACAGCAAAATTCCTTGTTCCAGGAAGCCGCCTATTTTTTCGGCGTCCCGAATCCATTAGCCAAAAGAATGGCGTCCGAGGCCCGGTATTTTTTGACGCATATTTTCAATCAAAGAGAATTGTTGAGGGCCTGGGTGGATTTATGCGTTTCATACGGAAAAGCGTCGCAAATCAGGCATATTCGAAAAGCCCCAAGGAAGACATTATGACCCTCATCAGCATCGTCGTCTGCACCTATAACAGGGCCGAAGTCTTAAAGGTAACACTGGACGGCCTCTTGCGCCAGGAAGTCCATGGGGCCTTTGATTATGAAATCCTGGTCATAGACAATAACTCAACAGATCACAGTAAATCGGTTGTCGAGGAATTCATCCCGCGGTCTGGAGGGAAGATGAAGTATTTTTTTCAACCAGTCCAGGGAAAATCCGAGTCGCTCAATATGGCTGTTCCCTTGGCAAAAGGCGATATTGTCGCGTTCACGGATGACGATGTTGTTCTGTCGCCATCCTGGCTTTATGAGTTATATCAATGCTTCGCGGAACATGGCTGTGACGGCGTGGGGGGGCGGGTGCTGCCGATCTATCCGGAGGGGACTCCGGTTTGGGTCCGGGAGAACCCCCATCAGGTTGCCGGGGCCGTTGTCATTTATGATCACGGCGAAGGCGTGCGAGAATTTGATCAGACAATGGAACTTTTTATCGGGGCAAATTACGCTTTTCACCGGGAAGTATTTGACCATTGCGGGATGTTCCGCACGGATTTAAGATATAACGGTGTTCATATCGGCGAAGATCGCGAATTTATCCGGCGGCTGATCAAAACCGGTAAGGTCTTGTATTATTGCGGAAAGGCCGTTGTTTGGCATCCGGTGGATTTAAAGCGGTTGCGGTTCCGGCCCATGGTCCGCTGGCATATGGCTGCGGGCCGCTGCGCCGCTGATTTGGAATCGGAGGACAAATCTGAAATGTTTGTCTGTTGTTTCGGTTTTCCAAGATACCTCCTGAAGGGAATTTGCGGTGATGCCTTGGGAATGGCGCTGAACGCCTTTGACCGGGTCAAATTCTTCAGGAATTTCCGCGGCTTTTTTAGGAAACTGGGCATGATCCTTCAGTACCGGGTTTTGGCAAAGAGAGCAAGGGGGAATGATGGCCAAGGTTAGCGTGATTGTCCCGACATACAACCGCGCGCAATATCTTCCCCGTGCGCTGAACAGCGTTTTGGCGCAAACGTACAGGGATTATGAAGTCATTGTCGTGGATGATGGGTCGACGGACGAGACGCCGCAAGCCATGAAGCCGTTTGAAGGGCGCGTGACGTATGTCCGTCAAAAGAATGGAGGAAGCGCTTCGGCGAGAAACCGCGGCATTGAAGAAGCCAAAGGCGAATACATCGCGTTTCTGGATTCGGACGATTACTGGGTCGCGGACAAGCTGGAAGCGCAGGTGAGAATCCTCGACGCCCATCCCAAGGTCGGGATTGTCTATGGCCGCATGCCGATCGTCAATGAAAAAGGCGAGAAGATAGGGATGAAACCCGCCGGCGTTTCCGGCAGGAATTTCAAAGAACTGCTGGATGTGTGGGGAGACCTGCCGACGTCCACCGTCATGACCCGCCGTGTCTGTTTTGAAAAAGCCGGGATGTTCGACACGTCCCTGACGACCATGCAGGACATCGACATGTGGCTGCGCATCGCGCGGCTCTACGACCTTTATGAGATCGAGGGGCAGGTCCTGGCGTATTACTGCCGCCACGGCAGCCAGGCCACAAGCGACAAGGTCAAGGTCTACGGCGGGCTGGTGAGGATCTATAAAAAGATTTTCAAGACGTTCCCGGACGCCCCCCGTGACGTCATGGTAAAACGGATCGCCTCCAACCAGTATATGCTGAGCCGTTCGTATTATGACAGGCGCCTGTACACGGACGCCCTGCGCAATCTGGCCGAGACGTTGTTGCGGTATCCTCACGTGGGGACGCTGTTTTGGGAGTCCCGGGACGGATCCGGGGGGAAAGCCTTCAAATTGGTTAAGCCCTATTTATATTTTGGGATTTGCGCGCTGAAGGCCGCCGGCCAGGGCACAAAAATATTTCTGAAACCTTTTGCAGAAAAATCCAAATAGCCAATAATAGAGATACGATATGAATGTCTGCATTGAATCCCAAGTGCTGAATCATCCCCGGCGGTCGGGTCTGATGACCTATACCGAGGGGCTGGTGAACGGCGTCCATCGCAACGACCGCGCGAACGCGTATGCCCTGGTGTATTATTCTCTGCGCCGGTCGGCGGACGGGATGCCCGGCCCTTCGGACGGGAATTTCCGGAAAGCGGTCCTGCGGGTCCCGGACCGCCCGTTCTGGGGGCGGCAGGCGCTGATTGATGATTTCCTTTTGCCGGCATTTCTGAAAAAGAGCAAAATTCAGGTTTTTCACCGGCCGGCCGGGTATACTATGCCGGACGTTAAAGGCGTTTTCAAGATATTGACGGTCCATGATTTGAGGACCCTGACGATCGGGGACAGCCGCTGGGCCCAGAATATCGAAAAGTATAAAAGGGCCCTCAACGCCCTCGATGCCTGCGCGGTGGTGTCCGAATGCACCAAGCGGGACCTGGTCCAGCACTTTAAGATCGATGAGAAAAAGATCCGGGTGACCTACCTTGGCGCCGATGACCGTTTTCGGCCGGCTCCTGACAGGGACATGGCGGACGTCAAGGCGCGCTACGGCCTGGACCAGCCGTTTCTGCTTTCGGTGGGGTCCGTTCCGCGGAAGAATATCGACGGGATCATCCGCGGGTTCGCGGCGTCCCGGTCCAAGGACCAGTTTCTTTTGGCGTTAAGCTGCAACATGGACGTTGAAAAATATCAGTCCCTGGCGCAGGACCTGGGGGTGGGGCCGCGACTGCGCATTTTGCGCAACCTTAAGGACGCGGACATCGTGGCCTTATACAGCGCCTGCCATTGTTTTGTGTTCCCGTCGCTGTATGAAGGTTTCGGCCTGCCGATTCTGGAAGCCATGCAGTGCGGAGCTCCTGTCATCACCGCGAACTCTTCCTCATGCCCGGAAGTGGCCGGGGACGCCGGCATCCTGGTCAATCCCGCGGAGCCGGCCGAGATCGCAGAGGCCATTGATCAGGTCTGCCGGGACGAGCAGCTGCGCAAGCGGATGATTGAAAAAGGCTTTCAGCAGGCCAAGAAGTTCGGCTGGGACCGATTTGCCAACCAGATGAAAGAGATCTATGATAGGGGTTGAAAAAAGTGTGTCAAATCTCAAGATTGATGGGTTTACGAAAGGATGTAAACAATGGAAGATGACTTCCTGAAAGAAAACGAGAAAGGAAAATATACATCTTGCTGGGGGACAGGGAGATATGTGCAATCTGAGCAAAGCTTCTGGATCACTGAAATTATCAAAAGCTTGAATCCGAAATCCAAAGTCCTTGATTTGGGGTGTGGCAACGGCTTTGTCGTTAAGAGGTTGGTCGATAACGGCATTGATGCCTATGGTGTCGATATCACCAGCGCGGGTTGGATGAAAAAGAGCGAAGTTAATCCCGCGTTCAAAGTGCTGCAAGACAGGTTGCATGAGGCCCCTTTGTGGGAAATCCCCTTCGCCGATAAGGAATTTGACATGACATTCTCCACGACTGTCTTAGAACATATCCCAACGGAAAAGGTCGATCTGACCATCAAAGAAATTTTAAGAGTAACAAAAAGAAAAACCATTCATTATGTTGATACCGTCAAGGAGCAGGAACAGTTTGGTGAAAATCTGCACATGACTGTGCAACCGTGCGATTGGTGGTTAAAGAAATTTGCCGAGAATAACACTGATAATGTCGAGTGTATTGTCCGGGATAAGCATGAGCTCACGGCCTCCTCCTTTAAGCACAGGTCCCTGCGCTGGTATTTGAATAAAATCGTCCGCTGCATTAAAGAACGAAGGTTGCCTGATTTTATAAAGGATAAATTCTAAAGAGCAATCGATTAGTTAGGAGCGACTATGAAAAGGATTTTGGTTTTGGCGACGAATGCCAGTGACGCTAAATCCGTAGTTTTATGGGGTTTGCGTGAAGCGGGTCACCAGTGCCTGGTCATGGGAAATCTCTCGAAAAATACCGAGCTCCCGCATTCCCCGCTGTGTCGCAAATTTTATGCTATCCCAGAAGAATATTCGTTTGAGAAAAAGTCGCCCGAAATTGTCCCATTGATTAGGAGGGTCCTGGAGCAAAATGATATTGATGTCATCTGCCCATCGGGTTTTGAAAGCGTCAAGTTCCTCAGCCTTTTTCTGGATCAACTGACACAGATGAAGTTTTGCGTGCCTGTGCCGGCCTTGGAAACGATCAAAGAACTAAGTGATAAATACGTATTTGCGTCTCTCTGCCGGAATTATGGCATTCCCCATCCCCAGACCTATCTTTTAGAGAATATGAACGCTGTCGAAGAAAACAGGTTGCTAGTTAAATTTCCGCTTTTAACCAAGCCGCTCAGGATGTCCGCCAGTAAGGGGATATATACATTTCAAGGGAGAGATGAGCTCCTGCAATATTTAAAGACAAAAAAGGAGGATGGGAGTAATGCTTTGCCTCTTTTGTTGCAGGAATATATCCCGGGTTTTGATATTGACTTTAACGGGTTCGGTTATCAGGGGCGTCTGAGTGCCTGGACTATTCAAAAATTTATTGAAATACCGCGGGACAAGAAACAGCCGTTGCGATGGCTCCAGTTCCTTAGAAACGATGAGATATTGCGAATTGGTAAAACAATCGTTGAGAAGACGGGATATTCGGGCCCCATTCACGTAGATCTGCGCGTTGAGGAGCATAGCGGCCGTGTCTATGCGATTGAGGTTAATC
The sequence above is a segment of the Candidatus Omnitrophota bacterium genome. Coding sequences within it:
- a CDS encoding glycosyltransferase, translated to MMAKVSVIVPTYNRAQYLPRALNSVLAQTYRDYEVIVVDDGSTDETPQAMKPFEGRVTYVRQKNGGSASARNRGIEEAKGEYIAFLDSDDYWVADKLEAQVRILDAHPKVGIVYGRMPIVNEKGEKIGMKPAGVSGRNFKELLDVWGDLPTSTVMTRRVCFEKAGMFDTSLTTMQDIDMWLRIARLYDLYEIEGQVLAYYCRHGSQATSDKVKVYGGLVRIYKKIFKTFPDAPRDVMVKRIASNQYMLSRSYYDRRLYTDALRNLAETLLRYPHVGTLFWESRDGSGGKAFKLVKPYLYFGICALKAAGQGTKIFLKPFAEKSK
- a CDS encoding glycosyltransferase family 1 protein; the protein is MNVCIESQVLNHPRRSGLMTYTEGLVNGVHRNDRANAYALVYYSLRRSADGMPGPSDGNFRKAVLRVPDRPFWGRQALIDDFLLPAFLKKSKIQVFHRPAGYTMPDVKGVFKILTVHDLRTLTIGDSRWAQNIEKYKRALNALDACAVVSECTKRDLVQHFKIDEKKIRVTYLGADDRFRPAPDRDMADVKARYGLDQPFLLSVGSVPRKNIDGIIRGFAASRSKDQFLLALSCNMDVEKYQSLAQDLGVGPRLRILRNLKDADIVALYSACHCFVFPSLYEGFGLPILEAMQCGAPVITANSSSCPEVAGDAGILVNPAEPAEIAEAIDQVCRDEQLRKRMIEKGFQQAKKFGWDRFANQMKEIYDRG
- a CDS encoding ATP-grasp domain-containing protein produces the protein MKRILVLATNASDAKSVVLWGLREAGHQCLVMGNLSKNTELPHSPLCRKFYAIPEEYSFEKKSPEIVPLIRRVLEQNDIDVICPSGFESVKFLSLFLDQLTQMKFCVPVPALETIKELSDKYVFASLCRNYGIPHPQTYLLENMNAVEENRLLVKFPLLTKPLRMSASKGIYTFQGRDELLQYLKTKKEDGSNALPLLLQEYIPGFDIDFNGFGYQGRLSAWTIQKFIEIPRDKKQPLRWLQFLRNDEILRIGKTIVEKTGYSGPIHVDLRVEEHSGRVYAIEVNPRFWASTFASMSDGVNFADVAIQCAINPHYQKAPRYACRIWGSPHHLPYLLLRHPNREMWQLACQHTLFQVRHVLFNQLLFGQIARKGVLIREGT
- a CDS encoding glycosyltransferase family 2 protein, translated to MTLISIVVCTYNRAEVLKVTLDGLLRQEVHGAFDYEILVIDNNSTDHSKSVVEEFIPRSGGKMKYFFQPVQGKSESLNMAVPLAKGDIVAFTDDDVVLSPSWLYELYQCFAEHGCDGVGGRVLPIYPEGTPVWVRENPHQVAGAVVIYDHGEGVREFDQTMELFIGANYAFHREVFDHCGMFRTDLRYNGVHIGEDREFIRRLIKTGKVLYYCGKAVVWHPVDLKRLRFRPMVRWHMAAGRCAADLESEDKSEMFVCCFGFPRYLLKGICGDALGMALNAFDRVKFFRNFRGFFRKLGMILQYRVLAKRARGNDGQG
- a CDS encoding class I SAM-dependent methyltransferase produces the protein MEDDFLKENEKGKYTSCWGTGRYVQSEQSFWITEIIKSLNPKSKVLDLGCGNGFVVKRLVDNGIDAYGVDITSAGWMKKSEVNPAFKVLQDRLHEAPLWEIPFADKEFDMTFSTTVLEHIPTEKVDLTIKEILRVTKRKTIHYVDTVKEQEQFGENLHMTVQPCDWWLKKFAENNTDNVECIVRDKHELTASSFKHRSLRWYLNKIVRCIKERRLPDFIKDKF
- a CDS encoding glycosyltransferase family A protein, which produces MRLSVIIATYNRSQSLSRMLQSLLEQKTERPLDFEVIVVDNNSKDNTKSVVESLTPAFNNRLRYIFEQKQGKSHALNKGIQEAAGEILAFTDDDVIVDSRWLNNILSCFETFSCDGLGGRILPQYPPHAPRWLVDNKDLIVGPVVNYNQGESTVVYQKPMYEFLGANFAFKKGLFEECGLFRTDIGPGTKVLGEDTEITNRFLQAGKRLYYCGQALVWHPVEAERMTLKYVTSWYVALGRYRVMMGQQNSLFQEAAYFFGVPNPLAKRMASEARYFLTHIFNQRELLRAWVDLCVSYGKASQIRHIRKAPRKTL